From the genome of Bosea sp. Tri-49, one region includes:
- a CDS encoding cyclic nucleotide-binding domain-containing protein gives MSLNDDITLLARQPLLGLMDRDALRLVAFAAETRTLRAGDVLFRRGEGSDGAFLIVSGTVALKREDDGRPADEVVGPGALIGELALFTALERPVTAIAREPTQVMRLARSVMRRVLGESPDSAQAIAAAVAERLHDFNSELASVGAALRAIDLR, from the coding sequence ATGTCGCTCAACGACGACATCACCTTGCTGGCCCGTCAGCCGCTGCTGGGCCTGATGGATCGCGATGCGCTGCGTCTCGTCGCCTTCGCGGCCGAGACCCGGACCCTGCGCGCCGGCGATGTGCTGTTCCGGCGCGGCGAAGGCTCGGACGGAGCTTTCCTCATCGTATCCGGGACGGTGGCGCTGAAGCGTGAGGATGACGGCCGGCCGGCGGACGAGGTCGTGGGGCCAGGCGCACTGATCGGCGAGCTCGCGCTGTTCACGGCGCTGGAGCGGCCGGTGACGGCGATCGCGCGGGAACCGACCCAGGTGATGCGGCTGGCGCGTAGCGTAATGCGCCGCGTCCTCGGCGAATCACCCGATTCGGCTCAGGCGATCGCCGCTGCGGTCGCTGAGCGACTGCATGATTTCAACAGCGAGCTCGCCTCGGTCGGAGCGGCGCTCAGGGCTATCGACCTGCGCTGA
- a CDS encoding L,D-transpeptidase family protein produces the protein MKRRDDGAATGKRLTRIVVVRSVRDRRQGFLIAGAATFPCALGRSGVVVAKREGDGGTPRAKLPLRRVFYRADRLPRPSSLLPVRAITPRDAWCDDQKDRRYNRLIDRPPGEAEERLARADNLYDVIVELGWNDAPVERGRGSAIFWHLARPGFTPTAGCVAVTGDIFGKVLPRLARHCAIVVR, from the coding sequence GTGAAAAGACGTGATGATGGTGCCGCCACCGGCAAGCGGCTGACTCGTATCGTGGTGGTGCGCTCTGTGCGTGATCGCCGCCAGGGTTTCCTGATCGCCGGTGCCGCGACCTTTCCCTGCGCGCTTGGCCGCTCCGGCGTTGTCGTCGCCAAACGTGAGGGCGATGGCGGCACGCCGCGTGCCAAGTTGCCGCTGCGCCGGGTCTTCTATCGCGCCGACCGGCTGCCGCGCCCTTCGAGCCTTCTGCCGGTACGCGCCATCACGCCGCGCGACGCCTGGTGCGACGATCAGAAGGATCGGCGCTATAATCGCTTGATCGACCGGCCGCCGGGCGAGGCCGAGGAGCGACTGGCCCGCGCCGACAACCTCTACGACGTCATCGTCGAACTCGGCTGGAACGATGCTCCGGTCGAGCGCGGCCGCGGCAGCGCCATCTTCTGGCATCTCGCCCGACCGGGCTTCACGCCAACGGCCGGCTGCGTCGCCGTCACCGGCGATATTTTTGGTAAAGTCCTGCCCAGGCTGGCCCGGCACTGCGCGATCGTGGTGCGCTAG
- a CDS encoding FtsK/SpoIIIE family DNA translocase, whose protein sequence is MRTIRRSSSLIDRLPDPVREFLSRRAAEIGGMAMLALMVAVAVALATWSVDDPSLNNATRGTVRNLLGRPGAMIADLAMQLLGLGVVALLLPPLLWSLRLIRFHLFDRSALKLVLWVIGIVSTAAVASALPATPRWPLPTGMGGVIGDALLHGTRNIVGLSGTALGGLVAFVFAGIAILSVTAAAGFGLVTDADPELDNDDDPAWADSEDRRDDEPGLSVILIGWLAHGAMALKAAIMRRLPRPPQPASAGAGSVPVPVQTGRVRREPNFTGGPEPYRSPVVAPELARAAAIRPKPNAPAAYDDDEPFEAQDVRDLNAPRVTPPVGAPKPGKRLTREAQPSLLDRDTFELPPLTYLAEPKKLPANTVSTDALEQNATLLEGVLEDFGVRGEISQVRPGPVVTLYELEPAPGTKSSRVISLADDIARSMSAISARVAVVQGKNAIGIELPNAKRETVFLRELLASQDFEGTKHKLALCLGKTIGGEPVIADLARMPHLLVAGTTGSGKSVAINTMILSILYRLKPEECRLIMVDPKMLELSVYDGIPHLLTPVVTDPKKAVVALKWAVREMEERYKKMSKLGVRNIDGFNLRVAEAAAAGEVITRTVQTGFDKHSGEAIYEEEAMDLSPLPYIVVIVDEMADLMMVAGKEIEGTIQRLAQMARAAGIHVVLATQRPSVDVITGTIKANFPTRISFQVTSKIDSRTILGEMGAEQLLGQGDMLYMAGGGRITRVHGPFVSDAEVEKVVAHLKTQGRPDYLDAVTAEEEAAGAEDEDGAVFDKSAMGAESDDPYEQAVAVVLRDKKASTSYIQRRLQIGYNRAASIMERMENEGIVGPANHAGKREILVETGRAREDED, encoded by the coding sequence ATGCGCACGATCCGACGCTCCTCATCGCTGATCGACCGCCTGCCCGATCCGGTGCGGGAGTTCCTGTCGCGCCGCGCCGCCGAGATCGGTGGCATGGCGATGCTCGCGCTGATGGTCGCCGTCGCGGTCGCCCTCGCCACCTGGTCGGTGGACGATCCTAGCCTCAACAACGCCACCCGCGGCACCGTACGCAACCTGCTCGGCCGGCCGGGCGCGATGATCGCCGATCTCGCCATGCAGTTGCTCGGCCTCGGCGTGGTCGCGCTGCTGCTGCCCCCGCTGCTCTGGTCGCTCAGGCTGATCCGCTTCCATCTCTTTGATCGCAGCGCGCTCAAGCTCGTGCTCTGGGTCATCGGCATCGTCTCGACCGCCGCAGTGGCGAGCGCCCTGCCGGCAACCCCGCGCTGGCCGCTGCCGACAGGCATGGGCGGTGTGATCGGCGACGCGCTGCTGCATGGCACCCGCAACATCGTCGGGCTCTCCGGCACCGCGCTCGGCGGCCTCGTCGCCTTCGTCTTCGCCGGCATCGCCATCCTCTCGGTCACGGCAGCAGCTGGCTTCGGCCTCGTCACAGACGCGGATCCCGAGCTCGACAACGACGATGATCCGGCCTGGGCCGATTCGGAAGACCGCCGCGATGACGAGCCGGGCCTGTCGGTGATCCTGATCGGCTGGCTTGCCCATGGCGCCATGGCTCTGAAGGCCGCGATCATGCGTCGCCTGCCGCGACCGCCACAGCCCGCCTCGGCAGGCGCCGGCTCGGTGCCCGTACCGGTGCAGACCGGTAGGGTCCGCCGCGAGCCGAATTTTACCGGCGGGCCGGAGCCTTATCGGTCGCCCGTCGTTGCGCCCGAACTTGCTCGCGCCGCTGCCATCAGGCCGAAACCGAACGCTCCCGCGGCCTATGACGACGACGAGCCATTCGAGGCGCAGGACGTGCGCGACCTCAACGCCCCGCGCGTGACGCCGCCGGTCGGCGCGCCCAAGCCGGGAAAGCGGTTGACGCGCGAGGCGCAGCCCTCCTTGCTCGATCGCGACACCTTCGAACTGCCTCCGTTGACCTATCTCGCCGAGCCGAAGAAGCTGCCGGCCAACACCGTCTCGACCGACGCGCTGGAGCAGAACGCCACCCTGCTGGAAGGCGTGCTCGAGGATTTCGGCGTGCGCGGCGAGATCAGCCAGGTCCGCCCCGGCCCTGTGGTCACGCTCTACGAGCTTGAGCCCGCCCCGGGGACGAAGAGCTCTCGTGTCATCTCACTTGCGGACGACATAGCGCGGTCGATGAGCGCGATCTCGGCGCGCGTTGCGGTGGTGCAGGGCAAGAACGCGATCGGCATCGAGCTGCCCAACGCCAAGCGCGAGACCGTCTTCCTGCGCGAATTGCTCGCCAGCCAGGACTTTGAAGGCACCAAGCACAAGCTCGCGCTCTGCCTCGGCAAGACCATCGGCGGCGAGCCGGTGATCGCGGACTTGGCACGTATGCCCCACCTTCTAGTGGCGGGCACCACCGGCTCGGGCAAGTCGGTCGCGATCAACACCATGATCCTGTCGATCCTCTACCGGCTGAAGCCGGAGGAGTGCCGGCTGATCATGGTCGATCCCAAGATGCTCGAGCTTTCCGTCTATGACGGCATCCCGCATCTGCTCACGCCCGTCGTCACCGACCCGAAGAAGGCGGTCGTCGCGCTGAAATGGGCGGTGCGCGAGATGGAGGAGCGCTACAAGAAGATGTCGAAGCTCGGTGTGCGCAACATCGACGGGTTTAATTTACGAGTGGCGGAGGCGGCCGCGGCAGGAGAGGTCATCACCCGCACGGTCCAGACCGGCTTCGACAAGCATTCGGGCGAGGCGATCTACGAGGAGGAGGCGATGGACCTGTCGCCTCTGCCCTATATCGTCGTGATCGTCGACGAGATGGCCGACCTGATGATGGTCGCCGGCAAGGAGATCGAGGGCACGATCCAGCGCCTGGCGCAGATGGCCAGAGCCGCCGGCATCCATGTCGTCCTCGCCACCCAGCGGCCCTCGGTCGACGTGATCACCGGCACGATCAAGGCGAACTTCCCGACGCGGATCTCCTTCCAGGTGACCAGCAAGATCGACAGCCGCACGATCCTGGGCGAGATGGGCGCCGAGCAGCTGCTCGGCCAGGGCGACATGCTCTACATGGCCGGCGGCGGCCGGATCACCCGCGTGCACGGCCCGTTCGTCTCGGACGCCGAGGTCGAGAAGGTCGTCGCGCATCTGAAGACGCAAGGGCGGCCGGACTATCTCGACGCGGTCACCGCCGAGGAGGAGGCTGCCGGAGCCGAGGACGAGGACGGCGCGGTCTTCGACAAGAGCGCGATGGGCGCCGAGAGCGACGACCCCTATGAGCAGGCGGTTGCGGTGGTCTTACGCGACAAGAAGGCCTCGACCTCCTACATCCAGCGCCGTCTGCAGATCGGCTACAACCGCGCCGCCTCGATCATGGAGCGGATGGAGAACGAAGGCATCGTCGGCCCCGCCAACCACGCCGGCAAACGCGAGATCCTCGTCGAAACCGGAAGAGCACGCGAAGACGAGGACTGA
- a CDS encoding response regulator transcription factor yields MSATHHILLVDDDQTLRDALAEQLALYDEFKVSSSPTATASLKAVQAERIDLVVMDVGLPDMDGREAVKLMRKNGFKGPVVMLTGQGSDADTVLGLEAGANDYVVKPFKFAVLLARIRAHLRQYEASEDAIFQVGPYTFHPGSKLLVSAKGSKTKLTEKETAILRFLYRAGRKPIARETLLQEVWGYNSQVTTHTLETHIYRLRQKIEPDPANARLLVTDAGGYRLNP; encoded by the coding sequence ATGTCGGCCACCCACCATATCCTGCTCGTCGACGACGACCAGACCTTGCGCGATGCGCTCGCCGAGCAGCTTGCTCTCTATGACGAATTCAAGGTGTCGTCGTCGCCGACCGCGACAGCGAGCCTGAAGGCCGTGCAGGCCGAGCGCATCGACCTCGTCGTCATGGATGTTGGCTTGCCCGACATGGACGGCCGTGAGGCCGTGAAGCTGATGCGCAAGAACGGCTTCAAGGGGCCGGTGGTGATGCTGACCGGGCAGGGCTCGGACGCCGACACCGTGCTTGGACTCGAGGCCGGTGCCAACGACTATGTGGTGAAGCCGTTCAAGTTCGCGGTGCTGTTGGCGCGCATTCGCGCGCATCTGCGGCAGTACGAGGCGAGCGAGGACGCGATCTTCCAGGTCGGGCCCTACACATTCCACCCCGGCTCGAAGCTCCTAGTCAGCGCCAAGGGCTCGAAGACCAAGCTCACCGAGAAGGAGACGGCGATCCTGCGCTTCCTCTACCGTGCCGGTCGCAAGCCGATTGCGCGCGAGACGCTGCTGCAGGAGGTCTGGGGCTATAATTCCCAGGTCACGACGCACACGCTCGAGACCCATATCTATCGCCTGCGCCAGAAGATCGAGCCGGACCCCGCCAATGCACGGCTGCTCGTTACCGATGCCGGCGGCTACCGGCTGAATCCGTAG
- a CDS encoding VOC family protein — MTDSPSTEIGFGRVAAMFPVSDMERACAFYVGVLGFTKTFENGQPVGFMILKKGKAEIHLTLQKDHEAAPFNIAHIMVDDVDAFHELCRGHGLRIVKGLRDQDYGLRAFVFEDPDGNRIDVGQPI, encoded by the coding sequence ATGACTGATTCACCCTCGACCGAGATCGGCTTCGGCCGTGTCGCCGCGATGTTCCCCGTCAGCGACATGGAACGCGCATGCGCCTTCTATGTCGGCGTGCTCGGCTTTACCAAGACTTTCGAGAACGGCCAGCCGGTCGGCTTCATGATCCTCAAGAAGGGCAAAGCCGAAATCCATCTGACCCTGCAGAAGGATCATGAGGCCGCGCCCTTCAATATCGCCCATATCATGGTCGATGACGTCGATGCCTTTCACGAGCTTTGTCGTGGCCACGGGCTGCGCATCGTCAAGGGCCTGCGCGATCAGGACTACGGCCTGCGCGCCTTCGTCTTCGAGGACCCCGATGGCAATCGCATTGACGTCGGCCAGCCAATCTAG
- a CDS encoding ammonium transporter, whose product MNIKTLNRAGLVGLALAAMAGAAMAQAPAAPPAPVPNKGDTAFMMSSTILVLLMTVPGLALFYGGLVRSKNMLSVLTQVFAIVCIVSLMWIIFGYSLAFTNGGGLNDFVGGFSKAFLRGVDGNSTAATFSNGVVIPEYVYIAFQMTFACITPALIVGAFAERMKFSALLLFIVLWVTFIYFPMAHMVWYWGGPDAVGNAAKALAEAGADGKVAAQAALDAVNADAGMLFKWGALDFAGGTVVHINAGIAGLVGCVLIGKRIGFGRELMAPHSLTMTLIGAALLWVGWFGFNAGSNLEANGTAGLAMINTFVATAAAAVAWLFVEWAVKGKPSMLGMVSGAVAGLVAITPAAGFAGPMGSIVLGLVAGAVCFVFCSTVKNALGYDDSLDVFGIHCIGGIIGALGTGILVNQALGGAGIPDYATKPGELVAATYEFGTAFMAQLKAVLFTLVFSGVGSAILYKIVDVIIGLRVPADQEREGLDIAEHGERAYHD is encoded by the coding sequence ATGAACATCAAGACCCTTAACCGGGCCGGGCTGGTCGGGCTGGCGCTCGCCGCGATGGCCGGCGCCGCGATGGCGCAGGCTCCCGCTGCACCGCCCGCCCCTGTGCCCAACAAGGGCGATACCGCCTTCATGATGAGCTCGACGATCCTCGTCCTGCTCATGACCGTGCCCGGCCTCGCTCTCTTCTATGGCGGCCTCGTCCGCAGCAAGAACATGCTCTCGGTGCTGACCCAGGTCTTCGCCATCGTCTGCATCGTTTCGCTGATGTGGATCATCTTCGGCTACTCGCTCGCCTTCACCAATGGCGGCGGCCTCAACGACTTCGTCGGCGGCTTCTCCAAGGCCTTCCTGCGCGGCGTCGACGGCAATTCGACCGCCGCGACCTTCTCCAACGGCGTCGTCATCCCGGAATATGTCTACATCGCCTTCCAGATGACCTTCGCCTGCATCACCCCGGCCCTCATCGTCGGCGCCTTCGCCGAGCGCATGAAGTTCTCGGCGCTGCTGCTCTTCATCGTGCTCTGGGTCACCTTCATCTATTTCCCGATGGCCCACATGGTCTGGTACTGGGGCGGGCCTGACGCGGTCGGCAATGCCGCCAAGGCGCTGGCCGAGGCCGGTGCGGACGGCAAGGTGGCGGCCCAGGCAGCGCTCGACGCGGTCAACGCCGATGCCGGCATGCTGTTCAAATGGGGTGCGCTCGACTTCGCCGGCGGCACCGTCGTGCACATCAATGCCGGCATTGCGGGCCTCGTCGGTTGCGTGCTGATCGGCAAGCGCATTGGCTTCGGCCGTGAGCTGATGGCTCCGCATTCGCTGACCATGACGCTGATCGGCGCTGCCCTGCTCTGGGTCGGCTGGTTCGGCTTCAACGCCGGCTCCAACCTCGAAGCAAACGGCACCGCCGGGCTCGCCATGATCAACACCTTCGTCGCCACGGCGGCGGCGGCGGTGGCCTGGCTGTTCGTCGAATGGGCGGTCAAGGGCAAGCCCTCCATGCTCGGCATGGTCTCGGGCGCCGTCGCCGGCCTCGTCGCGATCACCCCGGCGGCAGGCTTCGCCGGCCCGATGGGCTCGATCGTGCTCGGCCTCGTTGCCGGTGCAGTCTGCTTCGTCTTCTGCTCGACGGTGAAGAATGCCCTCGGCTACGACGACTCGCTCGACGTCTTCGGCATCCACTGCATCGGCGGCATCATCGGCGCGCTCGGCACCGGCATCCTGGTCAACCAGGCGCTCGGCGGCGCCGGCATCCCCGACTATGCGACCAAGCCGGGCGAGCTGGTCGCCGCGACCTACGAGTTCGGCACAGCTTTCATGGCCCAGCTCAAGGCGGTGCTGTTCACCCTGGTGTTCAGCGGCGTCGGCTCGGCGATCCTCTACAAGATCGTCGACGTGATCATCGGTCTGCGGGTCCCGGCCGACCAGGAGCGCGAAGGTCTCGACATCGCCGAACATGGCGAGCGCGCCTATCACGACTGA
- a CDS encoding acyl-CoA thioesterase — MNPAANTLLPIFDLESLGHNRFQGRSPDNGWTRVFGGQVIGQALYAACKTVEERQPHSLHAYFMLPGDPTIPIVYEVERLRDGGSFSTRRVLALQKDAAIFAMSVSFQIAEPGYDHEMPMPAVPMPEDLPDRDGMERDVLPHMPEAVRAYYRRERPIEIRPVEMSRYAADGPREPKFNVWVRASQRLPDEPALHQSVLAYASDLMLLDSSLIAHGTSVFDRRVQSASLDHAMWFHRPFRADDWLLYAQDSPSASGARGFSRGLIFDREGHLVASVAQEGLIRPRPDRA, encoded by the coding sequence ATGAACCCAGCCGCGAACACACTGCTCCCGATCTTCGATCTCGAATCGCTTGGACACAATCGGTTCCAGGGTCGCAGCCCCGACAATGGCTGGACTCGCGTCTTCGGCGGCCAGGTGATCGGCCAGGCGCTTTATGCCGCCTGCAAGACGGTGGAGGAGCGCCAACCCCATTCGCTGCATGCCTATTTCATGTTGCCGGGCGATCCGACGATTCCGATCGTTTACGAGGTCGAGCGGCTGCGCGACGGCGGCTCGTTCTCGACGCGGCGCGTGCTGGCACTGCAAAAGGACGCGGCGATCTTCGCGATGTCGGTTTCCTTCCAGATCGCTGAGCCCGGCTACGACCACGAGATGCCGATGCCGGCCGTGCCGATGCCGGAGGATTTGCCGGACCGCGATGGCATGGAGCGCGATGTACTGCCGCATATGCCCGAGGCGGTGCGCGCCTATTACCGGCGTGAGCGGCCGATCGAGATCCGCCCGGTCGAGATGAGCCGCTATGCTGCGGATGGGCCGCGGGAGCCGAAATTCAATGTCTGGGTCAGGGCGTCGCAGAGACTGCCCGATGAACCAGCGCTGCACCAGAGCGTGCTCGCCTATGCCTCGGACCTGATGCTGCTCGATTCCAGCCTGATCGCTCACGGCACCAGCGTCTTCGACCGACGTGTCCAGAGCGCCAGCCTCGATCACGCAATGTGGTTCCACCGCCCCTTCCGGGCCGATGACTGGCTGCTCTATGCCCAGGATAGCCCCTCGGCCTCGGGCGCGCGAGGCTTCTCGCGCGGGCTGATCTTCGATCGAGAGGGACATCTCGTCGCCTCGGTCGCGCAGGAAGGCCTGATCCGGCCGCGCCCGGACCGCGCCTGA
- a CDS encoding outer membrane lipoprotein carrier protein LolA, which translates to MTTLSPMPALAAAALALALASGPVFAQPLDIKPAAQPAAPRAAQRAFPLPPVRPAGLGLPRTEAAAQPASTASAPPPAQEPVVTANNEPRATPAAKPSRPSTPLSKAEAVERLNTYFNGFSTLQGDFIQFAADGRRFEGKLYIQRPGKMRFEYRPPVTMEVIADGTSVAIRDRKLATQDLYSIGQTPLKFLLKEQMNLEKDTIVTGVSTKGDILSLKLEDRSTLGGTSKITLNFDLAANALRQWVVIDPQGYETSVSVYNLDTQRRPDQKNFVINYERVL; encoded by the coding sequence ATGACCACTCTCTCGCCCATGCCAGCCCTCGCAGCCGCCGCTCTGGCGCTCGCGCTGGCGTCGGGCCCGGTCTTCGCCCAGCCGCTCGATATCAAGCCCGCGGCGCAGCCAGCGGCGCCGCGTGCCGCCCAGCGGGCATTTCCGTTGCCGCCGGTCCGGCCAGCGGGTCTCGGCCTGCCGCGAACCGAGGCCGCTGCACAGCCCGCCTCGACCGCATCGGCACCGCCGCCCGCGCAGGAGCCGGTCGTCACCGCGAACAACGAGCCGCGCGCGACGCCGGCAGCCAAGCCGTCGCGGCCTAGCACTCCCCTGTCGAAGGCCGAGGCCGTCGAGCGGCTGAACACCTATTTCAACGGTTTCTCGACGCTGCAGGGCGATTTCATCCAGTTCGCCGCCGACGGCCGCCGGTTCGAAGGCAAGCTCTATATCCAGCGTCCGGGCAAGATGCGCTTCGAGTACCGGCCGCCCGTGACGATGGAGGTCATCGCCGACGGGACTTCGGTGGCGATTCGTGACCGCAAGCTCGCCACCCAGGACCTCTACTCGATCGGCCAGACGCCGCTGAAGTTCCTTCTCAAGGAGCAGATGAACCTTGAGAAGGACACCATCGTCACTGGCGTAAGCACCAAGGGCGACATTCTCTCGCTCAAGCTCGAGGACCGCTCGACCTTGGGCGGCACCTCGAAGATCACGCTGAACTTCGACCTTGCTGCCAACGCGCTCCGGCAATGGGTGGTGATCGATCCGCAGGGCTACGAGACCTCGGTCTCCGTCTATAATCTCGACACCCAGCGGCGGCCCGATCAGAAGAATTTTGTCATCAACTATGAGCGCGTGCTCTGA
- a CDS encoding ubiquinone biosynthesis hydroxylase, whose amino-acid sequence MAQSSESSSRRIVIAGGGVAGLTLAVALKQALGESFRVIVADPALAGPARADSRAYAVAAAARNMLEALGVWRLVEAASTPMTEMVITDSRTPDLVRPVFLSFDGEVEPGQPFAHMVENGALMAALLQVSRANGVELRAEGVRSSAVDDGGMTTVNFADGESLDCALLVAADGARSKLREQAGIGWVGWSYPQSGIVATIGHERPHEGRAVEHFLPSGPFAILPLPDGGKLGHRSSIVWTEATKNVPALLALDESDLLLEVERRFGLELGEITLESRPGAYPLSFGVARRFVGDRLALLGDAAHVIHPIAGQGLNLGLKDVAALAEVIVDAARLGLDVGSSDVLEDYEKGRRFDTVAMGVVTDGLNRLFSNDSTPLRLARDLGLGLVERMPGLKRFFIREAAGLGGSMPRLLKGEML is encoded by the coding sequence ATGGCCCAGAGTTCCGAAAGTTCGAGCCGGCGCATCGTCATCGCCGGCGGCGGCGTCGCCGGGCTGACTCTGGCGGTCGCGCTGAAGCAGGCGCTGGGCGAGAGCTTCCGCGTCATCGTCGCAGATCCGGCGCTGGCCGGGCCGGCGCGTGCCGACAGCCGTGCCTATGCGGTCGCGGCGGCGGCGCGCAACATGCTGGAGGCGCTCGGCGTCTGGCGTCTGGTGGAGGCAGCATCGACGCCGATGACCGAGATGGTCATCACCGACAGCCGCACACCGGATCTGGTGCGGCCGGTCTTCCTCAGCTTCGATGGCGAGGTCGAACCCGGCCAGCCCTTTGCTCATATGGTCGAAAATGGTGCGCTGATGGCGGCACTACTCCAGGTCTCGCGCGCCAATGGCGTCGAATTGCGGGCCGAGGGCGTCCGCTCGAGTGCAGTCGACGACGGCGGTATGACTACGGTGAACTTCGCGGACGGCGAGAGCCTCGATTGCGCCTTGCTGGTCGCGGCGGACGGCGCGCGTTCCAAGCTTCGCGAGCAGGCCGGCATAGGCTGGGTCGGCTGGTCCTATCCGCAATCGGGGATCGTCGCGACCATCGGCCATGAGCGGCCGCATGAGGGACGGGCAGTCGAGCATTTCCTGCCGTCCGGCCCGTTCGCGATCCTGCCGCTGCCCGATGGCGGCAAGCTCGGCCATCGCTCCTCGATCGTCTGGACGGAAGCGACCAAGAACGTCCCAGCGCTGCTGGCGCTCGACGAGAGCGACCTCCTCCTCGAGGTCGAGCGTCGTTTCGGCCTCGAGCTCGGCGAAATCACGCTGGAAAGCCGTCCGGGCGCCTATCCCCTGTCCTTCGGCGTGGCGCGCCGCTTCGTCGGTGATAGGCTGGCGCTGCTTGGCGATGCCGCCCATGTCATCCATCCGATCGCCGGCCAGGGGCTCAATCTCGGCCTGAAGGACGTTGCTGCCCTCGCCGAGGTGATCGTCGATGCGGCCCGGCTCGGCCTCGATGTCGGCAGCTCCGATGTGCTGGAAGACTATGAGAAAGGTCGGCGCTTCGACACGGTTGCGATGGGCGTCGTCACCGACGGGCTCAACCGGCTGTTCTCGAACGACTCGACGCCGCTCAGGTTGGCGCGCGATCTCGGGCTCGGCCTGGTCGAGCGGATGCCGGGGCTGAAACGCTTCTTCATCCGCGAGGCGGCCGGGTTGGGAGGATCGATGCCGCGCCTGCTCAAAGGCGAGATGCTGTAG
- a CDS encoding P-II family nitrogen regulator, producing the protein MKIVMAIIKPFKLEEVRDGLTAIGVHGLTVTEVKGYGRQKGHTEIYRGAEYAVSFLPKIKIEVAVTDDLVPKVIEAITAAARTGQIGDGKIFVSSIEKAVRIRTGETDGDAL; encoded by the coding sequence ATGAAGATCGTGATGGCTATCATCAAGCCGTTCAAGCTGGAGGAGGTGCGCGACGGGCTCACCGCCATCGGCGTGCACGGGCTCACCGTGACCGAAGTCAAGGGCTATGGCCGCCAGAAGGGCCATACCGAGATCTACCGCGGCGCCGAATACGCCGTGAGCTTCCTGCCGAAGATCAAGATCGAGGTCGCCGTCACCGACGATCTCGTCCCCAAGGTGATCGAGGCCATCACCGCCGCCGCCCGCACCGGCCAGATCGGTGACGGCAAGATCTTCGTTTCGTCGATCGAGAAGGCCGTGCGCATCCGCACCGGCGAGACCGACGGCGACGCCCTCTGA
- a CDS encoding antibiotic biosynthesis monooxygenase family protein, which translates to MAEGDDRIARIARIWRGRTVPEKADAYADYLLEVGIRPLARKALGAQMFREDRETESEFVTISYWESVEAMSRFAGPDPRKIHHLERDAEFLIELPKGVQVLEIVLDRAESRD; encoded by the coding sequence ATGGCCGAAGGCGACGACAGAATTGCGAGAATTGCCCGGATCTGGCGGGGCCGGACCGTACCGGAAAAGGCCGATGCCTACGCGGATTATCTGCTCGAGGTCGGCATCAGGCCGCTGGCCAGGAAGGCGCTCGGTGCGCAGATGTTTCGCGAGGATCGCGAGACCGAGAGCGAGTTCGTGACGATCTCGTACTGGGAGAGCGTCGAGGCGATGTCGCGCTTCGCCGGACCCGATCCGCGCAAGATCCATCATCTCGAACGTGATGCCGAGTTCCTGATCGAATTGCCGAAGGGAGTGCAAGTCCTCGAGATCGTGCTCGACCGCGCCGAGAGCCGCGATTGA
- the xth gene encoding exodeoxyribonuclease III — MKLDVTTWNINSVRLRIGMVTDFLKTHQPDVLCLQETKTPDEQFPAKAFTEAGYVHQAFIGNKGYNGVAIVSKLPFSEQEAMAMCERNDARHMTVVLDAGAGAAAGIAIHNFYIPAGGDIADPEANPKFAHKLQFLDAIGAWGIARNPAGRPSILVGDLNIAPYEHDVWSHKQLLDVVSHTPIETSTLEKLRSELGWTDAARTLRPEPEKLYSWWSYRAADWQASNRGRRLDHIWLSDGLKPTLRDLSFLSEARGWERPSDHVPVTVQLEL; from the coding sequence GTGAAGCTCGACGTCACCACCTGGAACATCAATTCGGTGCGCCTGCGCATCGGGATGGTCACTGACTTCCTGAAAACCCACCAGCCCGATGTCCTCTGCCTGCAGGAGACCAAGACGCCGGACGAGCAGTTTCCGGCCAAGGCCTTCACCGAAGCCGGCTACGTCCATCAGGCCTTCATCGGCAACAAGGGCTATAATGGCGTCGCCATCGTCTCGAAGCTGCCCTTCTCCGAGCAGGAGGCGATGGCGATGTGCGAGCGCAACGACGCCCGCCATATGACCGTCGTGCTCGACGCCGGCGCGGGGGCTGCAGCCGGCATCGCAATCCATAATTTCTACATCCCGGCCGGCGGTGATATCGCCGATCCCGAAGCCAATCCGAAATTCGCCCACAAACTGCAGTTCCTCGATGCCATCGGCGCCTGGGGCATCGCCCGCAACCCGGCGGGTCGACCGAGCATTCTGGTCGGCGATCTCAACATCGCACCCTACGAACACGATGTCTGGAGCCATAAGCAGCTGCTCGACGTCGTCAGCCACACCCCGATCGAGACCTCGACCCTGGAGAAGCTACGCAGCGAGCTCGGCTGGACCGACGCCGCCCGCACGCTCAGGCCTGAGCCAGAGAAGCTCTACAGCTGGTGGAGCTATCGCGCCGCCGACTGGCAGGCCTCGAATCGCGGCCGCCGTCTCGACCATATCTGGCTTTCGGACGGGCTGAAACCGACGCTGCGCGACCTCTCCTTCCTGAGCGAGGCGCGCGGCTGGGAGCGCCCCTCGGACCATGTTCCGGTGACGGTCCAGCTGGAGCTTTGA